The Daucus carota subsp. sativus chromosome 9, DH1 v3.0, whole genome shotgun sequence genome window below encodes:
- the LOC108201138 gene encoding uncharacterized protein LOC108201138, whose protein sequence is MNIRKKRNQFLLFISGYIVLSITARRCREMVGETARSKTGHFTLLDCFDLTTGSVACTVKETVKLYSNSIKGTHAELIRQKSVKNALADAASQGLSEKEAEKHAKKEGTKAAKQADRKADRVLGPITSSQWDFFEVMYYGGTITEGILRAGGTLVGTYTFGFLAKQKLGNFGYLLGSQVGSWIGGRIGLLVYDVVNGVHYLLNFA, encoded by the exons ATGAATATTCGCAAAAAAAGAAATCAATTCTTGCTGTTTATTTCGGGTTACATCGTCCTCAGCATcacag CTAGAAGATGTCGGGAAATGGTTGGTGAAACAGCCAGATCCAAGACCGGCCACTTTACTCTGCTTGATTGTTTTGATTTGACCACGGGATCCGTTGCATGCACTGTGAAGGAGACTGTGAAGCTCTACTCTAATAGCATCAAAGGCACTCATGCGGAGCTCATCAGGCAGAAGTCAGTGAAGAACGCCTTAGCTGATGCAGCATCACAAGGATTATCTGAAAAAGAGGCAGAAAAGCATGCAAAGAAAGAAGGAACCAAAGCTGCAAAGCAAGCAGATCGGAAAGCTGACCGAGTTTTAGGGCCAATCACCTCGAGTCAATGGGATTTTTTCGAAGTAATGTACTATGGAGGAACAATAACTGAGGGGATCCTCAGGGCAGGGGGGACCTTGGTTGGTACTTACACTTTCGGCTTCCTTGCCAAGCAAAAGCTTGGAAATTTTGGTTATTTGTTAGGAAGTCAAGTGGGCAGTTGGATTGGTGGAAGGATTGGATTATTGGTATATGATGTAGTGAATGGGGTGCACTATCTCCTCAACTTTGCATAA
- the LOC135149392 gene encoding uncharacterized protein LOC135149392, translated as MSSVNTTSALNSYATSIVKLNGTNYSEWKEQVEFSLGVLELDMALLRDKPSPLTESSTPEEKKFHDDWERSNRLSMMFMRMVVDTNIKSSLPTTDNAKEYLKNIEERFKTADKSLAGKLMTDLCNHEV; from the exons ATGTCGTCGG TCAATACAACTTCGGCTCTTAATTCCTACGCTACATCTATTGTTAAGCTCAATGGAACCAACTACTCAGAATGGAAAGAGCAAGTTGAGTTCTCATTGGGAGTTCTTGAATTGGACATGGCTCTCCTAAGAGATAAACCAAGTCCACTTACTGAGTCAAGTACTCCTGAAGAGAAAAAGTTCCATGATGATTGGGAAAGATCCAATAGATTGAGCATGATGTTTATGCGGATGGTGGTTGACACTAACATTAAGTCATCACTTCCTACCACTGATAATGCTAAGGAATACTTAAAGAATATTGAGGAAAGGTTCAAGACAGCAGATAAATCCCTTGCGGGGAAGCTGATGACGGATCTTTGTAACCATGAAGTTTGA
- the LOC135149329 gene encoding uncharacterized protein LOC135149329, with protein MKVKQQRPCRYVGPSTPQPLPPPPQMKSRPPLPPPSPPPPPIINDFDCALIASKKVEVSCHFSCSSVGGTTSFIACRNKKKKADDTTIFNIPRSLLHKIFLGIPALTLRSMTKRVCKEWNDIISDSVFVGDHSKLNPSGGFLVQKFVHGKTYPSQSYFAEIGYDTNAVTIHPANLEFKTVIASSGGFLYIEECAPTPKFSILEPVSGKKLNLPPSPKPGASLMFSGFAQDRNTGIYKLVHFYSAPAGEGCFVLTLGVERQWRPIDDQHFRYYSNLKKKTISAGRYVYCATFLFCYFDIFTFDLETEEISYFPTTYVGNDISYYLLPMEDSLSLVVDCRNYIWGVWKFNNFNRPVWERILEIDLSALRLLIERELSKGHVSIEPIAWLRNGELILFRLTYPSQCCIAYDVRKEDSFWFEFPDDVNTGISAYFNINGIFSLNKP; from the exons ATGAAAGTAAAGCAACAACGACCTTGTAGGTATGTTGGGCCTAGTACTCCACAACCACTGCCACCGCCACCGCAAATGAAATCTCGTCCTCCActtccacctccatctccacctccaccccCCATCATCAATGATTTCGATTGTGCTTTAATAGCATCCAAG AAGGTTGAGGTCTCTTGTCACTTCTCTTGTTCCTCCGTGGGTGGTACCACTTCCTTCATTGCTTGCagaaataagaagaaaaaggcGGATGACACCACTATATTCAACATCCCCAGATCATTATTGCATAAGATATTTCTTGGGATACCAGCCCTGACCCTTAGGAGTATGACCAAACGCGTTTGTAAAGAATGGAATGACATAATCTCGGACTCAGTCTTCGTCGGAGATCACTCTAAACTTAATCCAAGTGGAGGGTTTCTGGTTCAAAAGTTTGTACATGGTAAAACATATCCATCACAGTCCTATTTCGCTGAGATCGGTTATGACACTAATGCCGTAACCATCCATCCAGCAAACCTAGAATTCAAAACCGTTATTGCCAGTTCTGGAGGTTTTCTATATATTGAAGAATGTGCACCAACTCCAAAATTCTCAATTTTGGAACCTGTAAGTGGGAAAAAACTGAACCTACCCCCTTCACCAAAACCAGGTGCAAGTCTTATGTTTTCAGGATTTGCACAGGATCGTAATACTGGAATATACAAGCTTGTGCATTTTTATAGTGCCCCTGCCGGTGAAGGTTGTTTTGTCCTAACTCTTGGTGTCGAACGTCAGTGGAGACCTATAGATGATCAACATTTTAGATACTACTCCAACCTAAAAAAAAAGACAATCTCTGCTGGAAGATATGTTTATTGTGCAACTTTCTTATTTTGTTACTTTGATATCTTTACCTTCGACCTTGAAACTGAGGAAATATCTTATTTCCCTACTACATATGTAGGGAATGATATTAGCTACTATTTGCTTCCCATGGAAGATTCCCTGTCATTAGTGGTTGATTGCAGAAATTACATATGGGGAGTTTGGAAATTTAATAACTTTAACCGTCCTGTTTGGGAAAGGATCTTAGAGATCGATTTATCAGCGCTGAGACTTTTGATTGAGAGAGAACTTTCTAAAGGCCATGTTTCCATTGAACCAATAGCCTGGTTGAGGAATGGTGAGTTGATCCTTTTTCGCCTTACTTATCCATCCCAGTGCTGCATTGCTTATGATGTTAGGAAAGAGGATTCCTTTTGGTTTGAGTTCCCAGATGATGTGAATACTGGAATATCAGCATACTTCAATATCAATGGGATCTTTTCTCTTAACAAGCCTTAG
- the LOC108202228 gene encoding uncharacterized protein LOC108202228 isoform X2: MNSDDSSSQQFSSKKGRLLQEDINSCRSNSPLGLRLDKTQSFISLVESKLSKTRKSMDSEKLKASNMSATFVKIGNWEMSARHEGHIVAKCYYAKKKIVWEILEGALKRKIEIHWADIIGINAMIKDGECGILLIELGHPPAYYREFDPMPRKHTVWQQASDFTGGQAPLHRRHLLIFPPGVLDRHYEKLLQFDKRLFELSQKPFPTQNNQYFHSNILGYTPYPSSSILTLNRQSDLTKFQTRCHDQIYEQTSGFGIVDTSSPTSERNSLLKNQGTVYSTPGQSSNTMDLQYSGYTYQDCQHRAYREDLGMAFGIGGIQITEIEQHLLGDSEVVGTDDAALLARVSSLHSFFDLDEGNLTKESSIVASPMIIEDGYFGYRSGASVDLQSYNGTIPLYPSTGPSASVDLLPVHDCENLSLDPFRGMCHWS, from the exons ATGAATTCTGATGATTCAAGTTCTCAACAATTCTCCTCCAAGAAAGGCAGGCTTTTACAG gAAGATATTAACAGCTGTCGGAGTAACAGCCCTCTGGGGCTGAGACTAGACAAAACacaatcatttataagtttagTTGAATCAAAGCTTTCTAAGACGAGAAAGTCGATGGATTCGGAGAAGTTGAAGGCTTCAAATATGTCTGCAACATTTGTAAAAATTGGAAATTGGGAG ATGTCGGCGAGGCATGAAGGTCATATAGTAGCAAAATGCTACTATGCGAAAAAGAAAATTGTGTGGGAAATTCTGGAGGGAGCATTGAAGAGGAAGATTGAGATACACTGGGCTGACATCATCGGGATTAATGCTATGATCAAAGATGGTGAATGTGGAATCTTATTAATAGAG TTAGGGCATCCACCTGCATATTACAGGGAATTTGATCCGATGCCACGGAAGCATACTGTTTGGCAGCAGGCATCAGATTTTACTGGTGGACAAGCTCCCTTGCACAG GAGACACCTACTTATCTTTCCTCCCGGGGTTCTTGATCGACATTATGAAAAACTTCTGCAATTTGACAAACGTTTGTTCGAGTTGAGCCAGAAACCATTTCCAACTCAGAACAATCAATACTTCCACTCAAATATTCTTGGCTATACACCTTATCCTAGCAGCAGTATATTAACTCTCAACCGGCAGTCTGACCtcacaaaatttcaaacaaGGTGTCACGATCAAATTTATGAACAAACTTCGGGTTTTGGTATTGTGGATACATCCTCACCAACATCAG AAAGGAACTCCCTGCTTAAAAATCAAGGGACAGTTTATTCTACTCCAGGACAATCATCCAACACTATGGATTTACAATACTCAGGTTATACCTACCAAGATTGTCAGCACAGAGCTTATAGGGAGGACCTAGGAATGGCTTTCGGAATTGGTGGAATACAAATTACTGAAATTGAACAACATTTGCTTGGTGACTCTGAAGTTGTTGGGACCGATGATGCCGCTCTCTTAGCAAGAGTTAGTTCACTGCATTCATTTTTTGACCTAGATGAAGGGAATCTCACAAAAGAAAGCAGCATTGTTGCAAGTCCAATGATTATTGAAGATGGATATTTTGGTTATCGTTCAGGAGCTAGCGTCGACCTACAGTCTTACAATGGAACCATCCCGTTATATCCATCAACAGGCCCATCAGCTTCTGTCGATCTCTTGCCAGTTCATGATTGTGAAAATTTATCACTCGATCCTTTTCGAGGCATGTGTCATTGGTCATAA
- the LOC108202228 gene encoding uncharacterized protein LOC108202228 isoform X1 — MNSDDSSSQQFSSKKGRLLQEDINSCRSNSPLGLRLDKTQSFISLVESKLSKTRKSMDSEKLKASNMSATFVKIGNWEMSARHEGHIVAKCYYAKKKIVWEILEGALKRKIEIHWADIIGINAMIKDGECGILLIELGHPPAYYREFDPMPRKHTVWQQASDFTGGQAPLHRRHLLIFPPGVLDRHYEKLLQFDKRLFELSQKPFPTQNNQYFHSNILGYTPYPSSSILTLNRQSDLTKFQTRCHDQIYEQTSGFGIVDTSSPTSVMDFPVDVAERNSLLKNQGTVYSTPGQSSNTMDLQYSGYTYQDCQHRAYREDLGMAFGIGGIQITEIEQHLLGDSEVVGTDDAALLARVSSLHSFFDLDEGNLTKESSIVASPMIIEDGYFGYRSGASVDLQSYNGTIPLYPSTGPSASVDLLPVHDCENLSLDPFRGMCHWS, encoded by the exons ATGAATTCTGATGATTCAAGTTCTCAACAATTCTCCTCCAAGAAAGGCAGGCTTTTACAG gAAGATATTAACAGCTGTCGGAGTAACAGCCCTCTGGGGCTGAGACTAGACAAAACacaatcatttataagtttagTTGAATCAAAGCTTTCTAAGACGAGAAAGTCGATGGATTCGGAGAAGTTGAAGGCTTCAAATATGTCTGCAACATTTGTAAAAATTGGAAATTGGGAG ATGTCGGCGAGGCATGAAGGTCATATAGTAGCAAAATGCTACTATGCGAAAAAGAAAATTGTGTGGGAAATTCTGGAGGGAGCATTGAAGAGGAAGATTGAGATACACTGGGCTGACATCATCGGGATTAATGCTATGATCAAAGATGGTGAATGTGGAATCTTATTAATAGAG TTAGGGCATCCACCTGCATATTACAGGGAATTTGATCCGATGCCACGGAAGCATACTGTTTGGCAGCAGGCATCAGATTTTACTGGTGGACAAGCTCCCTTGCACAG GAGACACCTACTTATCTTTCCTCCCGGGGTTCTTGATCGACATTATGAAAAACTTCTGCAATTTGACAAACGTTTGTTCGAGTTGAGCCAGAAACCATTTCCAACTCAGAACAATCAATACTTCCACTCAAATATTCTTGGCTATACACCTTATCCTAGCAGCAGTATATTAACTCTCAACCGGCAGTCTGACCtcacaaaatttcaaacaaGGTGTCACGATCAAATTTATGAACAAACTTCGGGTTTTGGTATTGTGGATACATCCTCACCAACATCAG TTATGGATTTCCCCGTGGATGTGGCAGAAAGGAACTCCCTGCTTAAAAATCAAGGGACAGTTTATTCTACTCCAGGACAATCATCCAACACTATGGATTTACAATACTCAGGTTATACCTACCAAGATTGTCAGCACAGAGCTTATAGGGAGGACCTAGGAATGGCTTTCGGAATTGGTGGAATACAAATTACTGAAATTGAACAACATTTGCTTGGTGACTCTGAAGTTGTTGGGACCGATGATGCCGCTCTCTTAGCAAGAGTTAGTTCACTGCATTCATTTTTTGACCTAGATGAAGGGAATCTCACAAAAGAAAGCAGCATTGTTGCAAGTCCAATGATTATTGAAGATGGATATTTTGGTTATCGTTCAGGAGCTAGCGTCGACCTACAGTCTTACAATGGAACCATCCCGTTATATCCATCAACAGGCCCATCAGCTTCTGTCGATCTCTTGCCAGTTCATGATTGTGAAAATTTATCACTCGATCCTTTTCGAGGCATGTGTCATTGGTCATAA